The genomic region CCACGAAGAACCCGGCGAACTGGGCCTGCGGAAACCACTTCAATTGCAGCCGTACCTGCACGGGCTTGGCGGGCGTGCCGGATTGAGCAGTGGCTGTGGGAAGAACGGCGAGACCGAGCAGGGCGGATAGGAGCGCGAATTTCTTCATGGTGGAACCTCCGAGAAAGAGGGGATGTGCAGTTCAGGTGATTCAAGTTCTCCGCAGCACATAGCGCTCTAATGCCGCAATAAGCAGGTAGAACGAAATACCGATAACTGAGGCGACGACAATAGCGGCCCACACGATGTCCAGCCCAAACCTCCCGACCTCGATCTGAATGCGGAAGCCCAGCCCGTGTCCTTCTGTGCCGAAAAACTCTGCGACGATGGCATTTATAAGAGCCAGCGTGGAACTGACGCGCAGGGCGGTAAAAATGAAGGGGAGGGCCGAGGGCCAGCGTACCTCACGGAAGGTCTGGGCGGGCGAGGCGGCGTAGGAGTGCATTAGGTCGAGGTGCATAGGCTGGGCGCTTTGCAGGCCGCGCACCGCGTTGATGACGACGGGAAACAGGACAGTAATAGCGACGATGATGGTCTTTGAAGGCCACCCCAACCCTGCCGCCTTGATGACGACTGGGGCCAGAGCGACGATAGGCACGCTGGACAGCAGCGCCGCGTAGGGCAACACACCGCGCTCCAGGATGCGGAAGCGCACGGCCAACAGCGCCAGACCCAGCCCCGCCAGCGTACCGATGATGAATCCAAGCAAGGCCTCCAGCACGAAGGTGTAATAGGCGTCTTTAAGCAGCACGTTGCGGGCAGCCCACAACGCCTGCGCCACCTTGCTAGGCGTGGGAATTAGGCCAGTGGGAATGGCGTAGGCCCGCAGCACGGCCTCGGCGGCAAGGATGGCGAGGATCAGCGTAGCGGCAGCGGGCAAGATTCGGGCGGTGCGGGTTTCGCCCTGTGCGCTCTGGCGGATGCCTACCGCACCTACCAACAGGAGCGCCAGCACACCCACCATCCAGGGCCACGCCACCGCCGGAGCAGCTTGTCCGGCCAGCAGGAAACTCAGAGCCAGCAATCCCAACGCCGAGAGCAAAATCAGCGGCAGCCCGAAGCCCGAGCGCATGGGCAGGGCCGCTGCCTGCACGTTATCTCGCGTCATGCTGGGGGTCGCCATCTTGTCACCAGCCTTTCCAGCCCGCCAATAATGCCCACCAGCACGATCCCCAGCGCCGCGCCGTAAATCATGATGACCCACAGCGCCACCGTATCGGACGCCCGCGAGTTTTCGGCCAGCATCTTGCCCAGACCGGAAAAGGAAATGGTGCTGATTTCGGCCACGATACTGCCCACCAGCGCCGCCGTTGCCGCTACTTTCAGCGAGGTGAACAGGTAGGGCAGGCTGGCCGGAATCTGAAGCAGCCCCAACACCTGCGCGGGCGAGGCGCGGTAGGTTCGCATCAGATCCAGTTGCAGGGGATCGGGACTGCGGAGGCCCTGCGCCATGCCGATGGCGATGGGGAAAAAAGCGATATAGGCGGCAATGATGGCCTTGGGCAAGAAGCCCTGCACGCCGTATTGCCCCAGCAGCACGGCCAGCATGGGTGCAAGGGCCACGATGGGCACGGTTTGCGAGGCCACCAACCAAGGCAATGTGGCTCGCTCGAAGCTGCGGCTGCGAACCAGTAATATTGCCAGCACCAGTCCCAAAACCGATGCCAGCGCCAGCCCCAGCAACGTTTCGCCGCCTGTCACGAGGGCGTTGTAGGGTGCACTGGTGGGGGCAAGTGGCGGCACGCTCAGGCTGGTAAAGCCGCTGGCGAACTGACTCGGCGCGGGAATGACCGGATTGCGGAGCTGTGTGGCACAGGCCAGAGCCGTCTTACAGCCCAGATCTGCGCCACTGGCGAGCGAGCGGGCCGCCTGCCCCGAATTGGCCCACAGCATCAGCGGCCAGTACAGCAGCAGTGCGGCGAGCGCGACGCCGAGCATGGGCAGCAGATTGGAGGGGCGGCGGGTGGGGCGCGGCAGGGTAGTCACGACTGTAAACCCCCCCGACCCCTGCGGGGCCACCCCCCCTTAGAGAGGGGGACAACAGAAGTTTCATCCTCCTCTCTAAGGGGGGGCGTTGCAAAGCAACGGGGGGGTTGGTACACCGCCCCCCTCACGAATGCCCCTTCTTCAGCAGTTCTCTAATCTGGGTCGCATACTCGAAAAAGCGCGGGTCTTCACGGCTTTCATCGGTGCGGGGGTGCGGCAACCCAATATCCACAATGCCCTCGATCTTGCCGGGGCGGGCGGTCATGACCACCACGCGGCTGCTGAGAAACACCGCCTCGCTGATGGAATGGGTCACGAACACCACTGTTTTGCCCGTTTCGCGCCACAGCCGCAACAGTTCCAGATTCAGATTCTCACGGGTGATTTCGTCCAGGGCCCCGAACGGCTCGTCCATAAACAGCATCGCCGGATCGAAGGCCAGCGCCCGCGCAATGCTGACGCGCTGCTGCATCCCGCCCGACAACTGCCACGGATAAGACCGCTCGAATTTTTCCAGTCCCACCAGCTTCAGCATCTCGCGGGCGCGGCTGTCACGCCCTGCTTTGGGCGTATTCATCACGTCCAGCGGCAACTTCACGTTGTTCAGCACATTGCGCCACTCCATCAGCGCCGGGGCCTGAAACACGTAGCCGTAAGCGCGGTTTTCGCGGGCAGCGCGGGGCGTGCCACCGTTGACCAACAGTTCCCCGCTTGTGGGTTGAATCAGGTCGGCCATCAGCCTCAGCAGCGTGGTTTTGCCGCAGCCCGAAGGCCCAATCAGACTGATGAACTCCCCCGGCATGATCTGCAAATTGGCATCCTGCAAGGCCACCGTTTGCCCGCCGGGAGTGGGGAAAATCATCTGAAGGTCGCGCACGGAGACGATGGGAGTGTCAAAAGAAGAACGGGGTGCGGTCACGGATTACCTCTGAGCTGGGGGAAATAGCGCTTGGGATGGAAGGCGAACTCCCCGGTTGCTTTGCAACGGCCCCCTTGGAGAGGGGTGAAAAGACCAGAACTAGCGCCTAAGCAGCTGCCCGCGCCCCACCGTGCCCACGAATTCACCATTCTCGGCAGCCACTTCGCCGCGCACGGTCACGAGCTCGGGGCGGCCATCGAGTTCAAAACCCTCGAAGCCGCTGTAGTCGTTGTTCATGTGGCTGCTGGCGGCACTGACCACGCCCCGGTAATGGGGGTCGAACACCACGATATCGGCGTCGCTGCCCACCGACAGCGTGCCCTTGCGCGGATACAGGCCGAACAACTGCGCGGCGCGGGTGCTGGCGGCGTCTACAAAGCGTTCCAGCCGCAGATTGCCCCGGCTGACACCGTAGGTATACAGCAGATTCACGCGGTCTTCGATGGCGGGAATGCCGTTGGGAATCAGGGTGAAATTGCCGTCGCCCATGTGCTTTTGCGCCACGTCGAAGGGGCAATGGTCGGTGCCCACCGTGTCTATCTGACCCAGTTCCAGCGCCTGCCACAGCGAGGGCTGGTTGCTCTTGTCTCGCAGGGGCGGCGACATCACATGTTTCGCGCCCTCTACGCCGGAGCGTTCGGCGTAGGTTTTATCGAGCAGCAGGTGCGGAATGACCACCTCCACGCCAATGTCCACACCGCGTGCTTTGGCGTCCAGCGCGGCTTCCAGTGCGCGGGCGTTCGAGAGGTGCACCACGTAGCCTTTCGCGCCCGTCATTTCCAGGAAGGTGGCAAAGTGCGCCGTGCCTTCTGCTTCCACCGCTTCCGGGCGGCTGGGCTCGTGCCATTCAGGGCCAGTTTTTCCTTCGGCCAATAGCTTTTGCTGAAGCTGAGACACCAGATCGGCGTTTTCGCAATGTGCGGTCACGATCACGCCTAATTCCCTAGCCAACTTACACACCTGATAAAGCGCGGCGTCATCTATGCCAAATGCACCCTTGTAGGCCAGAAACACCTTGAAGGACTTCATTCCATCGGCCACCAATTGGCGCAAAGTGGTTTCGGTTTCATCATCCCAGCGGGTCACGCCAAGATGGAAGGTGTAATCCGATGCGCTGTTGCCTTCCGCTTTGTTCGTCCAGATTTGCCAGGCGTCGGCCAGTTTTTCGTTGCCCGCTGGACATAGCATTTCAATAAAAGTCGTGGTTCCGCCAATCAATGCCGCCTGAGACGCTGTGGTATGCGTATCTTTGGCAAAGGTGCCCATGAACGGCAGATGCACATGCACATGCGGGTCAATGAAGCCGGGGAAAATGTATTTGCCGCTGGCGTCAATGACCCGTGCGCCTTCGGGGGCAGTCAGATTCTCGCCAATCTGGGCAATGGTTTCGCCGTCGATCAGCAAATCTGCCTTATAGCGCCTGCCGTCCGAAACAAGTTCACCGTTTTGAATCAAGAGACTGGTAGGCAACGTCATTCAGTACATCTCCCTATTTGGATACCTTACCGCTCACACTACACTTGAGCTTCAGCAAAGAGCAAACTCTCTAAGTCCCTGCAATAGAGCGGCAGTGCTATTGACTCAGTGATCCCGTTCAAAAGTCAACTTGCAGATGGTCAGTGAATCTCAATTCCCGCTTCTGCCCTATAAGCTTCCATAGCGGCCCAACTCTGCGTGACGGCGGGGCGGGCGGCGGTCAATTCGTCCCATGTCACGCTCTCGCGTCCGCTGGGTACGCTGACCATTTCGATGCAGTTGTCTACCGGGCATACGTTGGCGCACAGTGCACAGCCCACGCAATCGGGTTCGCGCACGACTGGCACGGGGCGGGTATCGGCTACCTGCCGCCCGTTCATACGCGGATCGAAGCCGGGATCGACGCGTATTCCATCGGTTGAATACAGGTCGATGCACTGGTGCGCGGTGTCATTGCAGGCCACGTAACACAGATTGCACTGAATGCACTTGTCGGGATTGATGCGGGCCACTGCCTGATAGCTCAGGTCGAGTTGCCCAAAAGTGCTGACCTGCGGCAGCGATTTTCCAGCGAAGTCGTAAATGGTAGCAAAGCCCTTGTCATCCATCCAGTTGCTCAGGCCGTCGATCATGTCCTCGACGATGCGGTAACCGTAGTGCATGGCGGCGGTGCAGACCTGCACGGCGGTTGCGCCCAGCAGCATGAATTCGGCGGCGTCCCGCCACGTCACGATGCCGCCCATGCCGCACACGGGCACGCCGGAACGCAGCACGCCGGGGTCAGTCATCAGTTCGGTCAGCATGTTCAGCGCAATCGGCTTGACCGCTGGCCCCGCGTAGCCGCCGTGCGTGCCGCGCCCGCCGATGTTGGGCGTGATCTGAAAGGAGTCCAGATCGACCTTCATGATGGAATTGATGGTGTTGATCAGCGAGAGGGCGTGTGCGCCACCCGCGATTCCGGCGTGCGCGGGTTCGATGATATGGGTGATGTTAGGCGTCAGTTTGACGATCACGGGCAATTTGGTGACAGACGTGACCCAGTGCGTGTTCAGCTCGCACATTTCCGGCACCTGGCCCACCGCCGCGCCCATGCCCCGTTCGCTCATGCCCTGTGGGCAGCCGTAGTTCAGCTCAATGCCGTCTGCGCCTGTGTCCTCGATCATCATCACGATGTCGCGCCATGCCTGCGGATCGGCGTCCACCATCGCAGACACGATCACGGCGCGGTCAGGCCACATCCGCTTCACTTCCGCAATTTCGCGCAGATTCACGTCCAGTGGGCGATCCGAAATGAGTTCTACGTTGTTGATCGCCAGAAGCCGCTGCCCGCCGATGCTGAGGCCGCTGTAGCGGTTGGAAATGTTGAGCACGGGTGCGCCGATGGTTTTCCAGACGGCTCCGCCCCAGCCATGTTCGAAGGCGCGGTTGATCTGAAGGCCGGAATTGGTGGGCGGCGCGGAGGCCAGCCAGAACGGGTTGGGGGCACGGATGCCCGCGAAGTTGATGGACAGGTCAGCCATAATGGGCCTCCGTTTCACGGCTCTGGGAATCCGGGGTGGGTGTGGGGTGTGGGTTGTGGGCTATGAGAAGCACCAGTAGGACAGCGTCCATCAGTCTGCCGCCACGTCTGTCGTCAGCGCCGCGCCAATACTCGCTGCTGCAATTTTGCCGTCCTGCACGGCCATGACCGTACTGGCACTGCCGCGCACGCGCACGCCGTCACCGCCTGCCCACACGCGGGGAAGGCTGGTTTGCAGGTCTTCGTTAACCTTGATATAGCCGCTCTCCAACTCCAGCCCCAATACCTCAGCCAAAGCGGGCTTCTCCTGCCCAATCGCCTTGATGACCGTATCGCATTCGATCACGAATTCGCTGCCCTTTACGGGTTCGGGGCGGGCGCGGCCAGAGGCGTCGGGTGCACCGAGAGCCATTTTGACGCAGCGTAAACCAGTGACCTTACGGCCTTTACTCAGCACCTCTATCGGCTGGGTCAGGAACGTGAAGTGGATGCCCTCGTGCAGCGCAAATTCGTATTCGTGGCGGTAGGCAGTCATCTCGCGCTCGGTACGGCGGTATACCATATTCACGTCAGCCCCGGCACGGCGGGCCATTGTCGCGGCGTCTATGGCGGTATTGCCTGCCCCGATCACTATTGCTTTGTGTCCGGGTTGAATGCTGGCCGGGTTCAGTTTGGCCTGCTCAATGAAGTCTAGGCCGTCCAGCGCATGTTCTTCGCCGGGAATGCCCATCGCGGGTACGGCTCCCAGACCCAGGGCCAGAAAAACGGCGTGATGCTCGTTCAGCAAAATGTCCAGTTCGGCGGCTCCGGTCAGTTCGTGGCCCGTTTGCACGTCCACGCCCAGCGCCCGCACCGCTTCGACCTCGCGCTGCGCCACTTCTATCGGTTCGCGCAGGCTGATGATGCCGTAGGTGCTGAGGCCGCCCGCCAATTCGCGTTTTTCCAGCAGCGTGACGGCGTGGCCCTGCTTTGCTAACTCCGCCGCCGCGCTGATTCCGGCGGGACCACTGCCTACCACCACTACCTTTTTCCCGGTGGGCGCTCCCGGTTGGAACATCTGCAATCCGCGCTCCTGCACGTGATCAACGGCGTAGCGTTGCAGGCGGCCAATCTGGATGGGCTTGTGGTCTGCGCCCAGTACGCACGCGCCCTCGCAGAGTTCTTGCACCGGGCAGACACGGGCGCAGGTACCGCCCAGAAAGTTGGCTTCCAGAATGGTACGGGCACTACCGCGCACGTTTCCGGTACTGATTTTGCGGATGAAGGTGGGAATGTCGATGTGGGTGGGGCAGGCGTGCAGGCAGGGCGCGTCAAAACAGTACAGGCAGCGATTGGCCTCCACGCTGGCCTCGTACTGCGTCATGGGCGGCAATAATTCCTGCCACGCGCTGCCACCCGGCGACAGTTCGGGCGGGTTGAAGGTTGAATCGGGCGAACCAGACGGAATAGATGTCATGACAGACCTCGGAGTGGAGGGACGCTGCGGGCACGTCCGGCTGCAAGAGGTCGGTCCGTGCCCTCACGGGAGCCGATTTAACCGATGTGCATAATATTAAGCCTAGCTCCATGAAACGTCAAACGACGACAAATTGCAATGAAACGGACATTACAGCGCCAGAAGTCAGCGCATTCAACCAGAGTGACAGATTCTAGTGATCAAACTGAAAAATCAGTAAATACGATCATGCATATCTATACCCGCTTTGAATAGAAACGGGAGGGCAGCTACGCAGGATGCAGACCAACACAGGTCAGGAATTGAATGGTGTAACGCCTTCAGCATACGCTCCAGCAGTGAGAAAAGTTCAATTCCATCCATTATGTTGGGGAAATCCAGAACGGGCAAGCGCACCATTTTTTGCGGTCAGACTGCTAGCATTCTCCCGATGATTGACGCTGATCTGCCTGCCGCCGCACCCGCCGGGGGCCGCAAGGA from Deinococcus sp. QL22 harbors:
- the hydA gene encoding dihydropyrimidinase yields the protein MTLPTSLLIQNGELVSDGRRYKADLLIDGETIAQIGENLTAPEGARVIDASGKYIFPGFIDPHVHVHLPFMGTFAKDTHTTASQAALIGGTTTFIEMLCPAGNEKLADAWQIWTNKAEGNSASDYTFHLGVTRWDDETETTLRQLVADGMKSFKVFLAYKGAFGIDDAALYQVCKLARELGVIVTAHCENADLVSQLQQKLLAEGKTGPEWHEPSRPEAVEAEGTAHFATFLEMTGAKGYVVHLSNARALEAALDAKARGVDIGVEVVIPHLLLDKTYAERSGVEGAKHVMSPPLRDKSNQPSLWQALELGQIDTVGTDHCPFDVAQKHMGDGNFTLIPNGIPAIEDRVNLLYTYGVSRGNLRLERFVDAASTRAAQLFGLYPRKGTLSVGSDADIVVFDPHYRGVVSAASSHMNNDYSGFEGFELDGRPELVTVRGEVAAENGEFVGTVGRGQLLRR
- a CDS encoding NAD(P)-dependent oxidoreductase, translating into MTSIPSGSPDSTFNPPELSPGGSAWQELLPPMTQYEASVEANRCLYCFDAPCLHACPTHIDIPTFIRKISTGNVRGSARTILEANFLGGTCARVCPVQELCEGACVLGADHKPIQIGRLQRYAVDHVQERGLQMFQPGAPTGKKVVVVGSGPAGISAAAELAKQGHAVTLLEKRELAGGLSTYGIISLREPIEVAQREVEAVRALGVDVQTGHELTGAAELDILLNEHHAVFLALGLGAVPAMGIPGEEHALDGLDFIEQAKLNPASIQPGHKAIVIGAGNTAIDAATMARRAGADVNMVYRRTEREMTAYRHEYEFALHEGIHFTFLTQPIEVLSKGRKVTGLRCVKMALGAPDASGRARPEPVKGSEFVIECDTVIKAIGQEKPALAEVLGLELESGYIKVNEDLQTSLPRVWAGGDGVRVRGSASTVMAVQDGKIAAASIGAALTTDVAAD
- a CDS encoding ABC transporter permease, with the protein product MTRDNVQAAALPMRSGFGLPLILLSALGLLALSFLLAGQAAPAVAWPWMVGVLALLLVGAVGIRQSAQGETRTARILPAAATLILAILAAEAVLRAYAIPTGLIPTPSKVAQALWAARNVLLKDAYYTFVLEALLGFIIGTLAGLGLALLAVRFRILERGVLPYAALLSSVPIVALAPVVIKAAGLGWPSKTIIVAITVLFPVVINAVRGLQSAQPMHLDLMHSYAASPAQTFREVRWPSALPFIFTALRVSSTLALINAIVAEFFGTEGHGLGFRIQIEVGRFGLDIVWAAIVVASVIGISFYLLIAALERYVLRRT
- the preA gene encoding NAD-dependent dihydropyrimidine dehydrogenase subunit PreA — its product is MADLSINFAGIRAPNPFWLASAPPTNSGLQINRAFEHGWGGAVWKTIGAPVLNISNRYSGLSIGGQRLLAINNVELISDRPLDVNLREIAEVKRMWPDRAVIVSAMVDADPQAWRDIVMMIEDTGADGIELNYGCPQGMSERGMGAAVGQVPEMCELNTHWVTSVTKLPVIVKLTPNITHIIEPAHAGIAGGAHALSLINTINSIMKVDLDSFQITPNIGGRGTHGGYAGPAVKPIALNMLTELMTDPGVLRSGVPVCGMGGIVTWRDAAEFMLLGATAVQVCTAAMHYGYRIVEDMIDGLSNWMDDKGFATIYDFAGKSLPQVSTFGQLDLSYQAVARINPDKCIQCNLCYVACNDTAHQCIDLYSTDGIRVDPGFDPRMNGRQVADTRPVPVVREPDCVGCALCANVCPVDNCIEMVSVPSGRESVTWDELTAARPAVTQSWAAMEAYRAEAGIEIH
- a CDS encoding ABC transporter ATP-binding protein, with product MIFPTPGGQTVALQDANLQIMPGEFISLIGPSGCGKTTLLRLMADLIQPTSGELLVNGGTPRAARENRAYGYVFQAPALMEWRNVLNNVKLPLDVMNTPKAGRDSRAREMLKLVGLEKFERSYPWQLSGGMQQRVSIARALAFDPAMLFMDEPFGALDEITRENLNLELLRLWRETGKTVVFVTHSISEAVFLSSRVVVMTARPGKIEGIVDIGLPHPRTDESREDPRFFEYATQIRELLKKGHS
- a CDS encoding ABC transporter permease, translated to MLGVALAALLLYWPLMLWANSGQAARSLASGADLGCKTALACATQLRNPVIPAPSQFASGFTSLSVPPLAPTSAPYNALVTGGETLLGLALASVLGLVLAILLVRSRSFERATLPWLVASQTVPIVALAPMLAVLLGQYGVQGFLPKAIIAAYIAFFPIAIGMAQGLRSPDPLQLDLMRTYRASPAQVLGLLQIPASLPYLFTSLKVAATAALVGSIVAEISTISFSGLGKMLAENSRASDTVALWVIMIYGAALGIVLVGIIGGLERLVTRWRPPA